The DNA region CGGTCGATTAATCGATAAGGCTTACTTTAACCTCAGTTTTTTGGTTTAATTGACTGCCGAATTGTTGAACACAAAAATAAAAAATCCCGGCTAATTTCTTAACCGGGATAGGGTGGTGTTTAAAGTTTTGAACTGCAGAAAATTTTTTTACACACCTCCAAGGTTGCATAACCTTGGAGGTGTGTATTTATAAACTTCGAATGGTTATTCCATTATTTCACAATAACAAAAGAAAAAATCGATACCACCATCCTTGAATGATTGTACTACATATCATCTCCTGACCCGGAGACGGTAAAGGTTTGCAACATGTTCTTATCAGACGGATTAGGCACTTCGGCAATCCAGGCATAATCACCCGGTTCTAGTTCAGTATGGAAGTAAGCCGTGCTGCCGCCTGCCATTTCCATGCTTCCACCCATGAGTGTGGCTCCTTCAGGAGCCCGGTTCACCAGGCTTCCGGGTTGCCGCCAATCCAGCCAGACAGCCAGCTCATTCAGCAGCTCCTGATCTTCCTTGTCGGCTAATCTTACCAATTGCACGTTATGACCCTGAAGATGTGAGTAGGTCGCTTGGTCCTCGAAAATGATCTCAAAAGTGTGATCTCCAGCTGATACGGAATCATCAAACTGTATGCCTTCGGTAGATGAAATGGCCACCTGACTGCTTGGTTCCGGTTCTGTAGCAGTAGAATCCTCTCCGGCCACGTCGAAATAGGTAAGCATGCCAATAGAAGAGTGGAAAACCTCCTCTTCATTCTTCACGTAGCACTCCACAATATAGTGTCCCGGCCCCAGGTTGACGGTAGTCTCTGAGGTTCTGCCGGCAGCTGTAAATCCGGGTCCACCCAGGGTTTGGGCACCTGGATCAAGAAACCAGGGAGCCGATTCCGAAACCGCACCGATGAGATTTTTGGTAAATTCTTCGAATTCGATCTCCCCTTCAATATAGGGATCAAAGGCATTTTGAAAGGGTTCTGTAATGGTTTTGTGCCAGTGATCTACCAGTGCTTCTCCCTCACCGCCGGCCTCTATACCTTCTTGAGGCACTTTCCAGATCAAAAAGAAATGATCGTAGGGGGAGGCGTTACTGAATTCAAAGGTCGTCCAGCCCGGTGTTAACTCATGGGTACCCATCTCAAAAAGATGCTGGTTCTCTTCCGCATTATGGGTTGCCGTGACTTCGACGACATTTTCATTATCGTTCTCATTTTCGTTTTCTGTATCGCTACTGCTGCAGGCTGATATAAACATCAGTCCCATTAACATACAAGTTAAAGTAAATGAATATATAGTCGGCCGATCACCTGGTGTTGAAATCCTCATATCCCTAATTATTTATTATGTTAATATGTTAAGAAGTTTCCTTTCCTAAACTCAATTGATGTGTGGCCAGTAACCCTGACTAAATGATCCCGGGAGTCTGACCGCCATCATTTTAGAGATAATATCTAATGTAATCAAGCGGTTATGCACGTGGTTACATCAGTAACACTAGGGTTACTATGAAAATACGCTACCATTCCTGCTTGATGCAGTGTTTGTCAACTCTTTATTAGACATGGACTTATTGGAATCAAGAAAGACGTTCTCTTTTGACGACCTGTCCGCTCTACATTGATATATATCAAGAGAAATTCTTGTCATAAATCAATGGCGGGAAGGATCCGGTGTAGTATGTTTGAAATGCATAATTAGTTTAACATCAAAGCAATTTATACCATGACTACAGCAACCAAAACATTATGGAAAATAGATCCGATGCATTCGGAAGTGCAATTTAAAGTGAAGCACCTGGTAATTTCTACGGTAACCGGCAGCTTTGGCTCTTATGATGGAAAAATAGAAGCGGAAGGAGAGGACTTCAAAAATGCTAAGGCAACTTTTACCGCAGATATCGACAGTATTTCAACCAATAATAAAGATCGCGATAAGCACCTGAAGTCAGATGACTTCTTTAATGCTGAAGCCTTTCAACAGCTGAGGTTTGAATCCACAAATTTCGATAAGATTGGGGATGGAAAATACAAAGTGAACGGAGAACTGACGATACGCGATGTTACCAAAGAGATTGAACTCGATGTGGTACATGGCGGTACGGTTGGCGATCAATACGGTCAGACCAAGGCCGGGTTTGAAATTGAAGGTATCATCAACCGGAAAGAGTTCGGGCTTACCTGGAGTGCCGTAACCGAAGCAGGTAATGTGGTTGTCGGCGATGAAATTAAACTGCAGCTGAACGTACAGTTTGTTAGGAATTAACAGTCTAGCAGACACATTTTTTAATCGGTACCGGGCGGGTATTCTCAATGAGGATGCCCGCTTTTTTATTTGTAGAATATTCATGTACTTTTTTTTGGACCACTGAGAACAACCAAAAAACTGATTGCCAGTGTTTGAACGTCTGAAAAAAAGTATTGAGGAGCATGTCACATTCACTGAAGAGGAGTGGGAATTTTGTAAGAATAGTTTCCGTCCGAGGCGTATGCTCAAACGGCAGTTTTTACTTCAGGAGGGTGATGTTTGTCGTGACCTTGCTTTTGTGGAAAGTGGTGCCCTCTGTTCCTATTCTGTTGATTCGAAAGGAAATCAGCATGTGCAACGTTTCGCTTTTGAAGGCTGGTGGATTGCAGACCTGCAAAGCTTCTTCACCAATAAGCCATCTACCATGCATATTGAAATTCTGGAAGACTCAGAGCTGCTGATGCTCGGTAGGGAAAAGCACGAGAAACTATTGGAAGAAATTCCGGCCTATGAACGCTACCACCGCATTATCCTTCAAAATGCTTATGTGGCCTTACAGCAGCGGGTGGAAAATGCACTGGGGCTTACGGCAGAAGAAAAATATGCCCGCCTCATTGAACATAATCCTGAATTTATGAATAGAGTACCGCTCAACCTGGTTGCTTCTTATCTGGGAATGAGTCCAGAAACCCTGAGCCGTGTTCGCAGGCAGATGAGCACCTAAAAGATGCGTTTGGTTTCCAGTGCTTCCCTATCCCAAT from Halalkalibaculum roseum includes:
- a CDS encoding YceI family protein, giving the protein MTTATKTLWKIDPMHSEVQFKVKHLVISTVTGSFGSYDGKIEAEGEDFKNAKATFTADIDSISTNNKDRDKHLKSDDFFNAEAFQQLRFESTNFDKIGDGKYKVNGELTIRDVTKEIELDVVHGGTVGDQYGQTKAGFEIEGIINRKEFGLTWSAVTEAGNVVVGDEIKLQLNVQFVRN
- a CDS encoding cyclic nucleotide-binding domain-containing protein, which produces MFERLKKSIEEHVTFTEEEWEFCKNSFRPRRMLKRQFLLQEGDVCRDLAFVESGALCSYSVDSKGNQHVQRFAFEGWWIADLQSFFTNKPSTMHIEILEDSELLMLGREKHEKLLEEIPAYERYHRIILQNAYVALQQRVENALGLTAEEKYARLIEHNPEFMNRVPLNLVASYLGMSPETLSRVRRQMST